One genomic segment of Paenibacillus sp. FSL H8-0332 includes these proteins:
- a CDS encoding carbohydrate ABC transporter permease, which yields MVGTKKKKGSKTAVNLILGVICFLWILPTFGLFASSFRPAADILQTGWWKVFPHQEWKAGQTVQLPKEVDLREPIEVNGKTYTDEQLKAGVKADGSRLMWENRRARTVNMQEQGWQAVPDLTLDNYKNVLSGKEYTLKEADGSETVQKGSGLSQAFWNTLTIAVPATVIPVLIASFAAYAFSWLRFPGRKTLFVIIIAMLVIPIQVALIPVLKDYTALGLNGSYLGIWLAHTAFGLPLVTYFMYNFISQLPKDLFESAFIDGASHFTIFSRLILPLSVPALASIGIFQFLWVWNDYLVSLIFIGNQPSVQVMSMKIADLVGSRGNDWHLLTSAAFISMLMPLAIFFLLQKYFVRGLMGGSVKG from the coding sequence ATGGTGGGCACCAAGAAAAAAAAGGGCAGCAAAACGGCCGTCAATCTGATTCTGGGCGTCATCTGCTTCCTCTGGATTCTGCCGACGTTCGGACTCTTCGCCTCCTCCTTCCGACCCGCAGCGGATATTTTGCAGACGGGCTGGTGGAAGGTGTTCCCCCATCAGGAATGGAAAGCGGGCCAGACGGTGCAGCTCCCCAAGGAAGTTGATCTGCGGGAGCCGATTGAGGTGAATGGCAAGACCTATACGGATGAACAGCTGAAGGCAGGCGTGAAGGCGGACGGCAGCCGCCTGATGTGGGAGAACCGCAGGGCACGCACGGTGAATATGCAGGAACAGGGCTGGCAGGCGGTGCCTGACCTCACGCTCGACAACTACAAGAATGTGCTGTCCGGCAAGGAGTACACACTCAAGGAAGCAGACGGCAGTGAAACGGTACAGAAGGGGAGCGGATTATCGCAGGCGTTCTGGAATACACTGACGATTGCTGTTCCGGCGACGGTGATTCCGGTGCTGATCGCCTCTTTTGCCGCATATGCCTTCTCCTGGCTACGGTTTCCGGGACGGAAGACGCTGTTCGTCATCATTATTGCGATGCTGGTCATTCCGATTCAGGTTGCGCTAATCCCGGTACTCAAGGATTACACGGCGCTTGGACTGAACGGCAGTTATCTTGGAATCTGGCTGGCACATACGGCCTTCGGGCTGCCGCTGGTTACGTACTTTATGTACAACTTCATCAGCCAGCTGCCGAAGGATCTGTTTGAATCGGCTTTTATTGACGGCGCCAGCCACTTTACTATTTTCAGCAGACTGATTCTGCCGCTATCCGTGCCCGCGCTCGCTTCCATCGGGATCTTCCAGTTCCTCTGGGTATGGAATGATTATCTGGTGTCGCTGATCTTCATCGGGAACCAGCCGTCGGTGCAGGTCATGTCGATGAAGATCGCCGATCTGGTCGGCTCACGTGGCAATGACTGGCATCTGCTGACCTCGGCAGCCTTTATCTCGATGCTGATGCCGCTGGCGATCTTCTTCCTGCTGCAAAAGTATTTCGTCCGGGGTCTGATGGGCGGCTCAGTCAAAGGCTGA
- a CDS encoding sugar ABC transporter permease, with translation MDVQIRPEPGAAGARARQRISGRAVLLSLGVLLANIVVNGLIFLFFRDSTLHPLLTAVLAVLWGVLGVYLIYYTLTWAVEQYPDHVRSKVLPYVFVGPAVLILGWLLILPALRTLYLSFFNASSEKFVGLSNYAAIFSDRLMGTALRNNLLWVFVGTLACVCFGLLIAILADRSSYERIAKSIIFMPMAISFVAAGVIWKFVYYYQPGDEQIGLLNAIVTYFGGEPQAWTSMLQPWNNFFLIIILIWMQTGFAMVIFSAAIKGVPEDILEAARVDGASEVKIFFGIMIPYISTTILTVTTTIIVFTLKIFDVVMVMTGGQYDTEVVATQFYRQFFMYRNFGYGSTLAIVLLIAVLPVILINLRQFRKQGGF, from the coding sequence ATGGATGTACAAATAAGGCCGGAGCCGGGTGCCGCCGGGGCACGGGCCAGGCAGAGAATCAGCGGCAGGGCAGTCCTGCTATCACTGGGCGTTTTGCTTGCGAATATCGTGGTCAACGGGCTGATTTTCCTGTTTTTCCGCGATTCAACGCTTCATCCGTTGCTTACTGCGGTGCTTGCCGTGTTGTGGGGCGTGCTGGGCGTATATCTGATCTATTACACCTTGACCTGGGCAGTGGAGCAGTACCCGGACCATGTCCGCAGCAAGGTGCTGCCTTATGTTTTTGTCGGACCGGCGGTCCTTATTCTCGGTTGGCTGCTGATTCTGCCTGCCCTGCGGACGCTGTACTTAAGCTTTTTCAACGCGTCCTCCGAGAAGTTCGTCGGACTCAGCAATTATGCCGCCATCTTCAGCGACCGTCTGATGGGCACTGCCCTGCGCAATAACCTGCTCTGGGTGTTCGTGGGCACGCTGGCCTGTGTCTGCTTCGGGCTGCTGATTGCCATTCTTGCCGACCGGAGCAGCTATGAGCGGATCGCTAAATCTATTATTTTCATGCCGATGGCTATTTCCTTTGTTGCCGCCGGGGTCATCTGGAAGTTCGTCTATTATTATCAGCCGGGCGATGAGCAGATTGGATTGCTGAATGCGATTGTGACCTATTTCGGTGGTGAACCGCAGGCCTGGACGAGTATGCTGCAGCCGTGGAACAACTTCTTCCTTATTATCATTCTGATCTGGATGCAGACGGGGTTTGCGATGGTTATTTTCTCAGCGGCCATCAAAGGAGTGCCCGAGGATATTCTGGAGGCTGCACGGGTGGATGGCGCTAGTGAGGTGAAGATCTTTTTTGGCATCATGATTCCTTACATCTCCACGACGATTCTGACGGTGACCACCACGATTATTGTCTTTACGCTGAAAATATTTGACGTTGTCATGGTGATGACAGGAGGTCAATACGATACAGAAGTTGTAGCGACGCAGTTCTACCGGCAGTTCTTCATGTACCGAAACTTCGGCTACGGCTCTACGCTGGCTATCGTGCTCCTGATCGCGGTATTGCCTGTTATCCTTATTAATCTGCGGCAATTCCGCAAGCAGGGGGGATTCTAA
- a CDS encoding ABC transporter substrate-binding protein, which yields MKKAPARKLSLAMVLCLSFTMMLSGCGGNNNAAAPTEAPAATEAATPAPSADNNGTSTNAPDPATAGSPLDLAMKGEYKGTKVTMFGPFVDADQVKFESSIKDFEEKTGIDIQYEGSKEFEATINIRVDGGNAPDIADFPQPGLLASIAKTGKVIDLTGVLDQAKLTANYNKSWLDMSTMDGKDGKIMAGIWNRSNVKSLVWYPKKQFDEAGYTVPQTWDEMMALTEQIAKDGDPAWAIGIESGAATGWAATDWVENIMLRTTTPENYDKWVSGELPFTSPEVKNAVEVMSKIWLNKDYVYGGAKSIVTTAFGDAPKPMFDNPPKAWFNLMGNFITSFFPETAKVDTDYDWFYLPPIDEQYGKPVLVAGDIYSMFNDRPEVRAVMEFFTTGESIKSWVQSGGVIAPMNDASLDWYQSESDRRMAKLVQDASTLRFDGSDLMPGKVGAGTFWKGMTDYVSGTATLDQALEQIQSGWKN from the coding sequence ATGAAGAAAGCTCCAGCACGTAAACTGTCACTCGCGATGGTGCTGTGTCTATCCTTCACCATGATGCTCAGCGGATGCGGCGGGAATAATAACGCTGCTGCGCCGACGGAAGCTCCGGCAGCAACAGAAGCGGCAACACCGGCACCTTCGGCAGATAACAACGGAACATCGACGAATGCTCCAGACCCAGCAACGGCCGGAAGTCCGTTGGACTTGGCGATGAAGGGTGAATATAAGGGCACGAAGGTCACGATGTTCGGCCCGTTTGTCGATGCGGACCAGGTGAAGTTTGAGAGCAGCATTAAGGATTTTGAAGAGAAAACCGGCATTGATATTCAATACGAAGGCTCCAAGGAGTTCGAAGCTACGATTAATATCCGGGTCGATGGCGGCAATGCGCCGGATATCGCGGACTTCCCGCAGCCGGGGCTTCTGGCCTCCATTGCCAAGACCGGCAAGGTCATCGATCTGACCGGGGTGCTGGATCAGGCTAAGCTGACGGCTAATTACAATAAGAGCTGGCTGGATATGTCCACCATGGACGGCAAGGATGGCAAGATTATGGCCGGGATCTGGAACCGCAGTAACGTGAAGAGCCTGGTCTGGTATCCGAAGAAGCAATTTGACGAAGCGGGCTATACGGTTCCCCAGACTTGGGATGAAATGATGGCTCTGACGGAGCAAATCGCCAAAGACGGTGATCCAGCCTGGGCGATTGGTATCGAGAGCGGCGCGGCAACCGGGTGGGCGGCAACAGACTGGGTCGAGAACATCATGCTGCGGACCACGACGCCTGAGAATTACGACAAGTGGGTAAGCGGTGAGCTGCCGTTCACTTCGCCGGAAGTGAAGAACGCTGTGGAAGTGATGTCCAAGATCTGGCTGAACAAGGATTATGTCTACGGCGGTGCTAAATCGATTGTCACTACTGCGTTCGGTGATGCCCCGAAGCCGATGTTCGACAATCCGCCGAAGGCCTGGTTCAACCTGATGGGGAACTTCATTACCAGCTTCTTCCCGGAAACGGCCAAGGTGGATACAGACTATGACTGGTTCTATCTCCCGCCGATTGATGAGCAGTATGGCAAGCCGGTCCTGGTGGCAGGCGATATCTACTCCATGTTCAATGACCGCCCGGAGGTACGCGCTGTAATGGAATTCTTCACTACTGGCGAATCGATCAAAAGCTGGGTGCAATCCGGCGGTGTCATTGCCCCGATGAATGATGCTTCCCTGGACTGGTACCAGTCCGAATCCGACCGCCGGATGGCGAAGCTGGTACAGGATGCCTCGACTCTGCGCTTCGATGGCTCGGACCTGATGCCGGGCAAGGTGGGTGCAGGTACCTTCTGGAAAGGCATGACTGACTATGTGAGCGGAACTGCTACGCTGGATCAGGCCCTGGAGCAGATTCAGTCAGGCTGGAAGAACTAA